A genomic stretch from Budorcas taxicolor isolate Tak-1 chromosome 15, Takin1.1, whole genome shotgun sequence includes:
- the RNF26 gene encoding E3 ubiquitin-protein ligase RNF26: MEAVYLVVNGVGLLLDVLTLVLDLNFLLVSSLLASLAWLLAFIYNLPHTVLTSLLHLGRGVLLSLLALIEAMVRFTCGGLQALSTVLYSCCSGLESLKLLGHLASHGALRSREILHRGVLNMVSNGHALLRQICDVCAITMSLVAYVINSLVNICLIGTQNFFSLVLALWDAVIGPLWRMTDVVAAFLAHISSSAVAMSILLWTPCQLVLELLASAARLLASFVLVNLTGLVLLACVLAVTVTLLHPDLTLRLATRVLSQLHARPSYHRLREDVVRLSRLVLGLEAWRRVWSRSLQLASWPNRGGAPGAPQGGPRRLPSARTWRQDALPEAGPRSEAEEEEVRMARVTPARGRERLNEEGSVAGQDPWELLKEQEERKKCVICQDQSKTVLLLPCRHLCLCQACTEILMRHPVYHRNCPLCRRGILQTLNVYL, encoded by the coding sequence ATGGAGGCTGTGTACTTGGTAGTGAATGGGGTGGGCCTGTTGCTGGATGTGCTGACCTTGGTGTTGGACCTCAACTTCCTGCTGGTGTCCTCCCTCCTGGCTTCCTTGGCCTGGCTCCTGGCCTTCATCTACAACCTGCCACACACGGTACTGACTAGTCTTCTGCACTTGGGCCGTGGAGTCTTACTTTCACTGCTGGCCTTGATTGAAGCTATGGTCCGCTTCACCTGTGGGGGCTTGCAGGCCTTGTCTACGGTACTGTACAGCTgctgttctggcctggagagcctAAAGCTCCTGGGGCACTTGGCCTCCCATGGGGCGCTTAGGAGCCGGGAGATCCTCCACCGGGGTGTCCTCAATATGGTCTCCAATGGCCATGCTTTGCTGCGTCAGATCTGTGACGTCTGTGCCATCACCATGAGCCTAGTGGCCTACGTGATCAATAGCCTGGTCAACATCTGCCTCATTGGCACTCAGAACTTCTTCTCCCTTGTGCTGGCCCTGTGGGATGCAGTGATAGGGCCGCTGTGGAGGATGACAGATGTAGTGGCTGCCTTCCTAGCCCACATTTCCAGCAGTGCCGTGGCCATGTCCATCCTTCTCTGGACCCCCTGCCAGCTAGTGCTGGAGCTCTTGGCCTCAGCTGCCCGTCTCCTGGCCAGCTTTGTGCTTGTCAATCTCACTGGCCTGGTGCTGCTGGCTTGCGTGCTGGCAGTGACAGTGACTCTGTTACACCCAGACCTCACCCTGAGGCTGGCCACCCGGGTGCTCAGTCAGCTCCATGCCCGGCCATCCTACCACCGGCTCAGAGAGGATGTTGTGCGGCTCTCTCGGCTAGTTCTGGGCTTGGAGGCCTGGCGCCGAGTCTGGAGCCGTAGCCTGCAGCTGGCAAGCTGGCCAAACCGGGGAGGGGCCCCTGGAGCCCCCCAGGGTGGCCCTAGGAGGCTGCCCTCAGCCAGGACATGGCGACAGGATGCTCTTCCTGAAGCTGGGCCCCGATCggaggcagaagaagaggaggTCAGGATGGCCAGAGTGACGCCTGCCCGGGGCCGGGAGAGGCTCAACGAGGAGGGGTCTGTAGCTGGGCAGGACCCGTGGGAATTGCTGAAGGAGCAGGAGGAGCGGAAGAAGTGTGTCATCTGCCAGGACCAGAGCAAGACGGTGCTGCTGCTGCCTTGCCGGCACCTGTGCCTGTGCCAGGCCTGCACTGAGATCCTGATGCGCCACCCCGTCTACCACCGCAACTGCCCACTGTGCCGTCGGGGCATCCTGCAGACCCTCAACGTCTACCTCTGA
- the C1QTNF5 gene encoding complement C1q tumor necrosis factor-related protein 5: MRPLLALLLLGLATGSAPLDDNKIPSLCPGHPGLPGTPGHHGSQGLPGRDGRDGRDGAPGAPGEKGEGGRPGLPGPRGEPGPRGEAGPMGATGPAGECSVPPRSAFSAKRSESRVPPPSDAPLPFDRVLVNEQGHYDAVTGKFTCQVPGVYYFAVHATVYRASLQFDLVKNGESIASFFQFFGGWPKPASLSGGAMVRLEPEDQVWVQVGVGDYIGIYASIKTDSTFSGFLVYSDWHNSPVFA, from the exons ATGAGGCCGCTCCTCGCCCTGCTGCTCCTGGGCCTGGCGACCGGCTCGGCCCCTCTGGACGACAACAAGATCCCCAGCCTGTGTCCGGGGCACCCGGGCCTTCCCGGCACGCCGGGCCACCATGGCAGCCAGGGCCTGCCGGGCCGCGACGGCCGCGACGGCCGCGATGGCGCGCCCGGGGCTCCGGGAGAGAAAGGCGAGGGCGGGAGGCCAG GCCTCCCGGGGCCGCGTGGGGAGCCCGGGCCGCGAGGAGAGGCGGGACCCATGGGGGCCACCGGGCCGGCGGGTGAGTGCTCGGTGCCTCCGCGCTCCGCCTTTAGCGCTAAGCGCTCTGAGAGCCGGGTGCCCCCGCCGTCGGACGCGCCCCTACCCTTCGACCGCGTGCTGGTGAACGAGCAGGGACATTACGACGCCGTCACCGGCAAGTTCACCTGCCAGGTGCCCGGGGTCTACTACTTCGCCGTCCACGCCACTGTCTACCGGGCTAGCCTGCAGTTTGATCTGGTCAAGAATGGCGAATCTATCGCCTCTTTCTTCCAGTTCTTTGGGGGGTGGCCCAAGCCAGCCTCGCTCTCCGGGGGCGCCATGGTGAGGCTAGAGCCTGAAGACCAGGTGTGGGTACAGGTGGGCGTGGGGGATTATATTGGCATCTACGCCAGCATCAAGACAGACAGCACCTTCTCTGGATTTCTAGTGTATTCTGACTGGCACAACTCCCCTGTCTTCGCTTGA
- the MFRP gene encoding membrane frizzled-related protein, translating into MKDCSDSVVCVETAELSKTEFCNPAFEPESGPSCPLPTLREDANCSARAPWQGRHPRRLQPDCHFSWLCVLLLAGLLLLLLGLLVAIILAQLQATAPPGATYRPLPSRGLATTGTTPATSTTTSQATGTPKRQPEAGVSLAPQSACGGLLPGPRGFFSSPNYPDPYPPNAHCVWHIQVATDHAIQLKIETLSMESVASCLFDRLEISPEPEGPLLRVCGRVPPPTFNTNTSRLRLAFVSDSSVEGSGFHAWYQAVAPGHGSCAHEEFPCDQFVCLLRDSVCDGFANCADGSDETNCSAKFSGCGGNLTGLEGTFSAPSYLQQYPHQQLCTWHISVPAGHGVELLFHNFSLEAQDECKSDYVEVYEAHNSGALSLLDRFCGAEPPPRLISSHDQLAVLFRTDHGFSVGGFSATYRALNATESPCRPGEVSCQDGGCKSLQWMCSTWRDCANDNCTSPLFPPPELACEPVQVEMCVGLSYNTTAFPNIWVGMTTQEEVVEVLRGYKSLTSLPCYQNFRRLLCGLLVPHCTPLGSVLPPCRSVCQEAERQCQSGLVLLGTPWPFNCNRLPEAAGLEACAQP; encoded by the exons ATGAAGGACTGCTCAGATAGCGTCGTCTGTGTGGAAACGGCAGAGCTGAGCAAG ACTGAGTTCTGCAATCCTGCTTTCGAGCCTGAATCAGGGCCATCTtgcccactccccaccctccGGGAGGACGCCAACTGCAGCGCCCGAGCTCCCTGGCAAG GTCGGCATCCCCGACGGCTGCAGCCAGACTGCCACTTCTCCTGGCTGTGTGTCCTCCTGCTGGCCggcctgctgctcctgctgctcgGGCTGCTGGTGGCCATCATCCTGGCCC AATTGCAGGCTACAGCCCCACCGGGGGCCACCTACCGTCCACTGCCTTCCCGAGGCCTCGCCACCACTGGCACTACCCctgccacctccaccaccacctcccaggCAACTGGAACCCCTAAAAGGCAACCGGAGGCAGGAGTGAGCCTCGCACCTCAGTCCG cctgtgggggcCTCCTTCCCGGCCCAAGGGGCTTCTTCAGCAGCCCCAACTACCCAGACCCTTACCCACCCAATGCCCACTGCGTGTGGCATATCCAGGTGGCCACAGACCATGCAATACAGCTCAAGATCGAAACTCTCAGCATGGAGAGCGTGGCCTCTTGTCTTTTCGATCGCTTGGAAATCTCTCCCGAGCCTGAAGGCCCCCTCCTCAg AGTATGTGGGAGGGTGCCTCCCCCCACATTCAATACCAACACCAGCCGCCTCCGGCTGGCCTTCGTCTCTGACAGCAGTGTGGAAGGATCTGGCTTCCATGCCTGGTACCAGGCTGTGGCCCCTGGACACG GGAGCTGTGCCCACGAGGAGTTCCCCTGTGACCAGTTCGTCTGCTTGCTGCGTGACTCAGTGTGTGACGGTTTTGCCAACTGTGCTGATGGCAGTGACGAGACCAACTGCAGTGCCAAGTTTTCAG GGTGTGGGGGGAACCTGACCGGGCTTGAGGGCACTTTCTCTGCTCCCAGCTACCTGCAGCAGTACCCTCACCAACAG CTTTGTACCTGGCATATCTCGGTGCCTGCTGGACATGGCGTCGAACTGCTCTTTCACAACTTCAGCCTGGAAGCTCAGGACGAGTGCAAGTCTGACTACGTGGAGGTGTACGAGGCCCACAACTCTGGGGCCCTTAGCCTCCTGGACAG GTTCTGTGGAGCAGAGCCGCCCCCACGTCTCATCTCCTCGCACGACCAGCTGGCAGTGCTCTTTAGGACAGACCATGGTTTCAGCGTTGGGGGCTTCTCAGCCACCTACCGGGCCCTCAACGCCACAGAGA GCCCCTGTAGGCCCGGAGAGGTCTCCTGCCAGGATGGAGGGTGTAAGAGTCTGCAGTGGATGTGCAGCACGTGGCGAGACTGCGCCAATGACAACTGCACCAGCCCCTTGTTCCCACCCCCAG agCTGGCCTGTGAGCCTGTCCAGGTGGAGATGTGCGTCGGTCTGAGCTACAACACCACGGCCTTCCCTAACATCTGGGTGGGCATGACCACCCAGGAAGAGGTGGTGGAGGTCCTCAGAGGTTACAAG AGCCTGACGAGCCTGCCCTGCTACCAGAATTTCCGGAGGCTCCTTTGCGGGCTGTTGGTGCCCCACTGCACCCCACTAGGCAGCGTCCTTCCCCCTTGCCGCTCTGTCTGCCAGGAGGCAGAGCGCCAGTGCCAGTCTGGCCTGGTGCTACTGGGCACCCCCTGGCCCTTCAACTGCAACAGGCTGCCTGAGGCAGCTGGCCTGGAGGCTTGTGCCCAGCCCTGA